Proteins encoded by one window of Salvia splendens isolate huo1 chromosome 5, SspV2, whole genome shotgun sequence:
- the LOC121802478 gene encoding 2-oxoglutarate-dependent dioxygenase 19-like, protein MAAAIARNSSFVKALAENPTLKSIPSQFTLSTDSKGSQSDSLPIIDFSLLTSPNPDQRCRVLADLDSACREWGFFILVNHGIPETLLKAIIGASLEFFELPEEEKRRYEAKSVSDPIKSGSGSVINTANQRIHLWRDFVKSYVHPEFNCPSEPQSLRETLHEFSGKTRSVYRKLMHAIGENLGLQQGLVDEALKLDSCFQLYAANYYPPCPEPDQAIGIPPHTDHGLLTFLIHNGVAGLQIQHNGEWFDTISSQNAILVNTADHLEILSNGRYKSVKHRAVVNTEATRISVVMAHGAAPDAIVAPAAALVEQDGRPLYRPMKFIEYVETMLSNPLLGKCNLDCIKIQDD, encoded by the exons ATGGCTGCAGCAATAGCAAGAAACTCATCATTCGTGAAAGCTTTAGCAGAAAACCCCACTCTCAAATCCATTCCTTCTCAATTCACACTCTCCACTGATTCCAAAGGCTCCCAATCCGATTCACTCCCCATTATCGACTTCTCTCTCCTCACCTCCCCCAATCCTGACCAGCGCTGCAGAGTCCTTGCAGACCTCGACAGCGCATGTCGGGAATGGGGCTTCTTCATC TTGGTGAACCATGGGATTCCGGAGACGCTGCTCAAGGCTATCATCGGAGCGAGTTTGGAGTTCTTTGAGCTGCCTGAGGAGGAGAAGCGGCGGTATGAGGCCAAGAGTGTGTCGGACCCTATCAAGTCTGGCAGCGGCAGCGTCATCAACACGGCCAACCAAAGGATTCATCTTTGGAGGGATTTTGTCAAATCGTACGTTCACCCCGAGTTTAACTGCCCTAGTGAGCCTCAGAGTCTGag GGAGACTTTGCACGAGTTCTCAGGGAAGACCCGATCCGTGTACAGGAAACTGATGCACGCGATCGGGGAAAACCTAGGGCTCCAACAAGGCTTAGTGGACGAAGCTTTGAAACTCGACTCATGCTTCCAATTGTATGCGGCCAACTACTACCCACCGTGTCCGGAGCCGGACCAGGCCATCGGTATCCCCCCACATACCGATCACGGCCTTctcacgttcctcatacacaacGGAGTCGCGGGGCTTCAGATCCAGCACAATGGGGAGTGGTTCGACACCATCTCCTCGCAAAATGCAATCCTCGTTAACACCGCCGACCATCTTGAG ATACTAAGCAACGGGAGATACAAGAGCGTGAAGCACAGAGCCGTGGTGAATACCGAGGCGACGAGGATCTCGGTGGTGATGGCGCACGGCGCTGCACCGGATGCCATTGTTGCTCCGGCGGCGGCGCTGGTGGAACAAGATGGCCGTCCACTTTATCGCCCCATGAAATTTATTGAGTATGTGGAAACAATGCTAAGCAATCCACTTTTGGGAAAATGCAACTTAGATTGCATCAAGATTCAAGATGATTGA
- the LOC121803208 gene encoding 2-oxoglutarate-dependent dioxygenase 19-like, whose protein sequence is MAAVAQNSSFVKALAENTILKSIPSQFTFATDSKGSQSDSLPIIDFSLLTSPDPDQRSKVLSDLDSACREWGFFILVNHGIPEKLLKAIIASSLEFFELPEEEKRRYEAKSASDPIKSGSGSLINTANQRVHLWRDFVKSYVHPEFNCPTEPQTLRETLLEFSGKTRPVFRKLMHAIGENLGLEQGFVDEALKLDSCFQLYAANYYPPCPEPDLAIGIPAHTDHGLLTFLIHNGVAGLQIQHNGEWFDTFSPQNAILVNNADHLEILSNGRYKSVRHRAVVNTEATRISVVMANGAAPEAVVAPAPALVEKDGRPFYGPMKFIEYVETMLSNRLLGKSNLDCIKIQDE, encoded by the exons ATGGCAGCAGTAGCACAAAACTCATCATTTGTGAAAGCTTTAGCAGAAAACACCATTCTCAAATCCATTCCTTCTCAATTCACATTCGCCACTGATTCCAAAGGCTCCCAATCCGATTCGCTCCCCATTATCGACTTCTCTCTCCTCACCTCCCCCGATCCCGATCAGCGCAGCAAAGTCCTTTCAGACCTCGACAGCGCTTGTCGGGAATGGGGCTTCTTCATC TTGGTGAACCATGGGATTCCGGAGAAGCTTCTCAAGGCTATCATCGCGTCGAGTCTGGAGTTTTTCGAGCTGCCTGAGGAGGAGAAGCGGAGGTATGAGGCCAAGAGCGCTTCGGACCCCATCAAGTCCGGCAGCGGCAGCCTCATCAAcaccgctaaccaaagggttcaTCTTTGGAGGGATTTTGTCAAATCGTATGTTCACCCCGAGTTTAACTGCCCTACCGAGCCTCAGACTCTCag GGAGACTTTGCTCGAGTTCTCAGGTAAGACCCGACCCGTGTTCAGGAAACTGATGCACGCGATCGGGGAAAACCTAGGGCTCGAACAAGGGTTCGTGGACGAAGCTTTGAAACTCGACTCATGTTTCCAATTGTACGCGGCCAACTACTACCCTCCCTGTCCGGAGCCGGACCTGGCCATCGGTATCCCCGCGCATACCGATCACGGCCTTctcacgttcctcatacacaacGGAGTGGCCGGGCTTCAGATCCAGCACAACGGAGAGTGGTTCGACACCTTCTCCCCGCAAAACGCAATCCTCGTTAACAATGCCGATCATCTCGAG ATACTGAGCAACGGGAGGTACAAGAGCGTGAGGCACAGAGCCGTGGTGAATACGGAGGCGACGAGGATTTCGGTGGTGATGGCGAACGGGGCGGCGCCAGAGGCTGTGGTTGCTCCGGCGCCAGCGTTGGTGGAAAAAGATGGGCGTCCATTTTATGGGCCCATGAAATTCATTGAGTATGTGGAAACAATGCTGAGCAATCGACTTTTGGGCAAAAGCAACTTGGATTGCATCAAGATTCAAGATGAATGA